The Flavobacterium sp. HJ-32-4 genome contains a region encoding:
- a CDS encoding YqgE/AlgH family protein: MTLEKLRKGQLLIAEPSSTLGDASFNRSVILLADHTREGSVGFIINKPLRYTLSDLIPELNAKFKIYNGGPVEQDNLYFIHNVPDLIPESIEISNGIYWGGDFEFARDRINRGEIGKDNIRFFLGYTGWSAHQLEEEMQSHSWILADNIYEKKILGRPTTHFWKEKILELGGEYLIWSNAPENPILN, translated from the coding sequence ATGACTTTGGAAAAGCTACGAAAAGGACAATTACTCATTGCGGAACCGTCGAGTACTTTGGGCGATGCGTCGTTCAACCGCTCGGTAATCCTGCTGGCTGACCATACCCGTGAGGGCTCGGTAGGCTTCATCATCAACAAGCCGCTTCGGTATACGCTGAGCGACCTGATACCGGAGCTGAACGCCAAATTCAAGATTTACAATGGAGGCCCGGTAGAGCAAGACAATCTCTATTTCATCCATAACGTACCGGATTTGATTCCGGAGAGTATCGAGATTTCCAACGGTATTTATTGGGGAGGCGATTTCGAATTTGCCCGCGACCGGATCAACCGGGGCGAAATCGGGAAAGACAACATCCGCTTTTTCCTGGGGTATACCGGATGGAGCGCCCACCAGTTGGAAGAAGAGATGCAATCGCACTCGTGGATACTCGCCGATAACATCTACGAGAAGAAAATCCTCGGACGTCCTACCACCCATTTCTGGAAAGAGAAAATACTGGAATTAGGCGGTGAGTATCTCATCTGGTCGAATGCACCCGAAAATCCCATCCTGAACTGA
- a CDS encoding aminotransferase class IV, translating to MLHFNGELVPDASIPLARNRGFLFGDGVFETLRVNDAKPLFLEDHYFRLMAAMRICRMEIPMTFTMEFFSAAIAELVTTLGYQAAARVRITVFRNSGGFYRPTDNTVSWLMEATAIDPVFGWEEGPYEVELYKDYLIPRQLLSSIKSTNRMLNVTAAVFAEENGYANCLLLNDARNVAEAVQGNVFMLTGNRLATPPVSEGCLNGVMRQQVMALARKMEGIEVVEEPISPFDLQKADELFLTNVIMGIRPITSYRKKAFGDAFARRLLVQLNAQLRLA from the coding sequence ATGCTGCACTTCAACGGGGAACTCGTTCCCGACGCTTCCATTCCTTTGGCCCGTAACCGCGGCTTCCTCTTCGGTGACGGGGTTTTTGAAACACTGCGGGTGAACGACGCCAAACCGCTGTTTCTCGAAGACCATTATTTCCGTTTGATGGCCGCCATGCGCATTTGCCGGATGGAAATTCCGATGACCTTCACGATGGAGTTCTTTTCCGCGGCGATTGCCGAATTGGTAACGACATTGGGCTACCAGGCGGCGGCCCGCGTCCGTATTACGGTGTTCCGGAATAGCGGCGGGTTTTACCGACCAACCGACAACACGGTGTCGTGGCTAATGGAAGCGACGGCCATCGATCCGGTATTTGGATGGGAGGAAGGGCCGTATGAGGTAGAGCTCTACAAAGATTACCTGATTCCGCGGCAATTGCTGTCTTCTATCAAATCGACCAACCGGATGCTCAACGTCACAGCGGCGGTTTTCGCCGAAGAGAACGGCTATGCGAACTGCCTGTTGCTGAACGATGCGCGTAATGTGGCAGAAGCGGTGCAGGGCAATGTGTTTATGCTGACCGGCAACCGATTGGCAACACCGCCGGTATCAGAAGGCTGCCTGAACGGCGTGATGCGACAGCAGGTAATGGCCCTGGCGCGAAAAATGGAAGGTATTGAGGTGGTGGAAGAACCGATTTCTCCTTTCGATCTTCAAAAAGCGGATGAGTTGTTCCTTACGAACGTGATTATGGGTATACGCCCGATTACATCCTATCGGAAAAAAGCGTTTGGGGATGCCTTTGCGCGGCGCTTGCTGGTGCAGTTAAATGCCCAGTTGCGCCTGGCCTGA
- a CDS encoding START-like domain-containing protein, producing MEVKVKYELEFPINSSPQLLYQYISTPSGLSEWFADNVNARGEIFTFIWEDTEERARVASRKTGEKIKFRWIDQNDHDTDYFFELRILEDEITKDVSLMVVDYAPESELDEAAQLWENQVSDLKHVIGSV from the coding sequence ATGGAAGTAAAAGTAAAATACGAACTTGAATTCCCTATCAATTCCTCGCCTCAGCTGCTCTATCAGTATATTTCCACACCCTCTGGTTTATCTGAGTGGTTCGCCGATAATGTAAACGCCCGTGGCGAGATCTTTACCTTCATATGGGAGGACACAGAAGAACGTGCACGCGTAGCCTCACGCAAAACGGGCGAGAAAATCAAGTTCCGCTGGATTGACCAGAACGACCATGATACCGACTACTTTTTCGAGCTTCGCATCCTTGAGGATGAGATCACGAAAGACGTATCGCTGATGGTGGTCGACTACGCACCCGAGTCAGAACTCGACGAAGCGGCCCAATTGTGGGAAAACCAGGTGTCGGATCTTAAACACGTGATCGGATCCGTTTGA
- a CDS encoding reprolysin-like metallopeptidase, giving the protein MKKITLATLVLLLFSTGVCFSQKTYWRFDGTEKTVRDKPKRKTVPNEFRVVTLDFNAIKSELAQTAVRGANGLLTKTVWVDFPMEDGTTETFSMEKTYTLAPELEALYPDITSYFGVSRKNPLNKIYISLSQLGFAGLVTGEKTIYIDTYDFLKNDGRYIVYDRNKCTRAEKDGFECHADVDVVDIESLPPSMQFRNSTDGIFRTFDLAVACTSEYTYYYGNTVANALAAINTTITRVNSVYKRDFAVVFQVVASNNRLVYRNNVNIDTTPDPDPYDNYDGSQMLSANTSNITGIIGASAYDVGHVFSTGGGGIASTAPCNATSKGSGVTGIVTPQFDPFDIDYVCHEIGHQFGASHTQNNACQRAAAAAMEPGSGSTIMGYAGICAPNVQNNSDAYFHAYSIQQITGGMSGYTCETETAINNAEPTVSTTATYTIPKSTPFILTATGSDSNGDTITYCWEQMNNGTGTGEVMPPASTNTTRPAFRSFTPTTDPTRTFPNLNAVIANVTPTWEVLPSVARTMNFRCTARDNNSLGGQTNQTNTTLTVSGTAGPFVVTAPNTNETWYVGETKAVTWSVNSTNTLSANVNIKLSTDGGYTYPITLASGVTNNGTANVTVPNNIGSNNRVKIEAASNIFFDISNTNFTIKANTFELTTAQNTVSVCSPTNAAYSFTYTPAPTFSSTTTFTASGLPGGATAAFSPTTRNATGSVSLTVGNLTGITPGTYNFNVIGTAGSNVITLPMVLRIFDSTIGAVTLTSPINGAPNQQTSCLLQWNAVSTASSYTVQISTDPTFATVTETATITATSYQTTSLSAGTINYWRVRPNNPCVNGNFSPSFAFQIASDTCKSYDQEYFEFNDNVWDLNSTNAVSARVDVADNIVISEVSFYMRATHAALGDIKMQFSGPTGIFAEIYNRDCTGANFDVTWDDDGTVLTCGNVTAATNAGLEGTQQPSQPLSKFDGTSSLGTWVLLATDRGANTSGGTFNEFRVDICGKLQIVNNITVTNSSVKAPLGLTTTITQSKLLAAQPGATTSDLVYVLTDLPDNGTLKKSNASLSLGQTFTQADINSGAVTYTHNGANSNPDSFTVIVKGTSMALSEAKTTDIEICSFATNPSQTNVLCFGASTGSAAVAPSGGVAPYTYLWSTGATSASVTGLAAGSYSVTITDASGCAMPQSFTLTQPAAALTVTSAGQTNINCFGNATGAASVTVSGGTTNYSYNWTPGNPTGDGTASVTGLTAGTWTCTVTDANGCTASQNFTITQPAAALTVTSAGQTNINCFGNATGAASVSVSGGTTNYSYNWTPGNPTGDGTASVTGLTAGTWTCTVTDANGCTASQNFTITQPAAALTVTSAGQTNINCFGNATGAASVTVSGGTTNYSYNWTPGNPTGDGTASVTGLTAGTWTCTVTDANGCTASQNFTITQPAAALTVTSAGQTNINCFGNATGAASVTVSGGTTNYSYNWTPGNPTGDGTASVTGLTAGTWTCTVTDANGCTASQNFTITQPAAALTVTSAGQTNINCFGNATGAASVTVSGGTTNYSYNWTPGNPTGDGTASVTGLTAGTWTCTVTDANGCTASQNFTITQPAAALTVTSAGQTNINCFGNATGAASVTVSGGTTNYSYNWTPGNPTGDGTASVTGLTAGTWTCTVTDANGCTASQNFTITQPAAALTVTPAGQTNINCFGNATGAASVTVSGGTTNYSYNWTPGNPTGDGTASVTGLTAGTWTCTVTDANGCTASQNFTITQPAAALTVTSAGQTNINCFGNATGAASVSVSGGTTNYSYNWTPGNPTGDGTASVTGLTAGTWTCTVTDANGCTASRVFTITQPAAALTVTSAGQTNINCFGNATGAASVSVSGGTTNYSYNWTPGNPTGDGTASVTGLTAGTWTCTVTDANGCTASQNFTITQPAAALTVTSAGQTNINCFGNATGAASVSVSGGTTNYSYNWTPGNPTGDGTASVTGLTAGTWTCTVTDANGCTASQNFTITQPAAALTVTSAGQTNINCFGNATGAASVTVSGGTTNYSYNWTPGNPTGDGTASVTGLTAGTWTCTVTDANGCTASRVFTITQPSAALTVTAAGQTNINCFGNATGAASVTVSGGTTNYSYNWTPGNPTGDGTASVTGLTAGTWTCTVTDANGCTASQNFTITQPTAALSATISSTNVSCFGETNGSATVVPSGGAGGYQYSWSPSGGTAATASGLGAGTYICTITDANGCSITKTADITAPTSTTYTSGGWSNGYPTAGMKAIISANYTASSDLTACILEVTDAVIVTVPSGLDFNIAKQVTVATTAQLIFQNNSNLLQSSAYTTNTNSGKIEVRRNAQMWRQDYVYWSSPVQQQKLRSFSPETLENRFYVLDEPTNSFKGVFTAAPGGLAQAPATYEFVPAKGYMVRAPNTFPNPGSLPQVPTFTGVFTGLPNNGNVNIAVTKSASNLGYNLIGNPYPSTVDAYQFLSQNPGTLYFWTHHDQNSANNNYASFTTLGGSAAYPGGVVPNGFIQVGQGFLYHNTNGIATANFTNSMRAGNNDGQFFRTSNGIHRLWLNLSYEGQGQSQMLLGYTDMTTYGVDPGFDGLLIDTGNSIATLIDDVPYVIQARPAFEVTDQVPMHITATVAGNYTISIADMDGLFQGDQPVFIKDNLTGVIHDIKQTPYTFTSEVGTFNTRFEIVYQDTSLGIDQPVAETSAVTVYKNDGILTLDAGKDAISKVTIFDVRGRQLYQKKPVNASSVSLSDFTAEQQVLLIQVTTDKGVITKKYIY; this is encoded by the coding sequence ATGAAAAAAATTACGCTGGCAACATTGGTCCTGTTGCTCTTCTCGACTGGCGTGTGCTTTTCCCAGAAAACCTATTGGCGTTTTGACGGTACTGAAAAAACCGTTCGTGACAAGCCTAAACGAAAAACCGTTCCAAATGAATTCCGGGTGGTAACACTCGACTTCAATGCCATTAAGTCTGAACTGGCCCAAACGGCCGTCCGTGGCGCGAACGGATTACTGACAAAGACCGTATGGGTCGATTTCCCTATGGAAGACGGCACAACGGAAACGTTCAGCATGGAGAAAACCTACACCCTCGCCCCTGAACTCGAGGCGCTGTATCCGGATATTACCTCGTATTTCGGGGTGAGCCGAAAAAATCCGCTGAACAAAATCTATATCAGTTTGTCGCAGTTGGGCTTCGCCGGACTCGTTACGGGCGAAAAAACCATCTACATCGACACCTACGACTTCCTAAAAAACGACGGTCGCTATATCGTCTATGACCGGAACAAATGTACGCGTGCCGAAAAAGACGGCTTCGAGTGCCATGCAGATGTAGATGTCGTAGATATAGAATCGCTGCCGCCTTCCATGCAGTTCCGGAACTCTACCGACGGTATTTTCCGCACTTTTGACCTTGCCGTTGCCTGTACGTCTGAATATACCTATTACTACGGAAACACGGTAGCGAATGCCCTTGCCGCCATCAACACCACGATCACACGTGTAAACAGTGTGTATAAGCGTGACTTCGCCGTGGTCTTCCAGGTCGTAGCGTCTAACAACCGTCTTGTCTATCGCAATAATGTCAACATCGACACCACGCCTGATCCAGATCCGTATGACAACTACGACGGCAGCCAGATGCTGAGTGCCAATACCAGCAACATTACGGGTATTATCGGCGCCAGCGCGTATGACGTCGGACACGTATTCAGTACGGGTGGTGGTGGTATCGCCTCAACTGCTCCTTGTAATGCTACAAGTAAAGGTTCAGGCGTGACGGGCATCGTAACACCGCAATTCGATCCGTTCGACATCGACTATGTCTGCCACGAAATCGGTCACCAGTTCGGTGCCAGCCACACCCAAAACAATGCCTGTCAACGTGCAGCGGCCGCCGCTATGGAGCCTGGTAGTGGTTCGACCATTATGGGATACGCCGGAATTTGCGCACCGAACGTGCAAAACAACTCCGATGCCTATTTCCATGCCTACAGCATCCAGCAAATAACCGGCGGTATGTCAGGATATACGTGTGAGACCGAAACTGCCATCAACAATGCCGAGCCAACCGTATCTACGACGGCTACGTACACCATCCCAAAATCGACACCGTTCATCCTGACCGCAACAGGAAGTGATTCCAATGGCGACACCATCACCTATTGCTGGGAACAAATGAACAATGGTACGGGAACTGGAGAAGTTATGCCTCCTGCTTCGACCAACACCACACGGCCGGCTTTTCGTTCGTTTACACCCACAACAGACCCTACCCGCACCTTCCCGAACCTCAATGCCGTGATCGCGAACGTGACGCCGACATGGGAGGTGCTGCCAAGCGTGGCCCGTACGATGAACTTCCGCTGTACGGCGCGCGATAACAACTCATTGGGCGGGCAAACCAACCAGACCAATACCACCCTTACGGTAAGCGGCACCGCCGGACCTTTCGTCGTGACCGCTCCGAACACCAATGAAACCTGGTATGTGGGCGAAACCAAAGCCGTTACGTGGAGCGTCAACAGCACCAATACCCTGTCGGCAAATGTCAACATCAAACTATCGACAGACGGCGGTTATACCTACCCTATCACACTTGCATCCGGCGTGACCAACAACGGAACTGCCAATGTCACGGTTCCTAATAACATTGGTTCGAACAACCGCGTGAAAATCGAAGCGGCGAGCAACATCTTCTTTGATATCTCGAACACGAATTTCACGATCAAAGCCAACACGTTCGAACTTACGACCGCGCAGAACACCGTATCGGTTTGTTCCCCAACCAATGCGGCCTACAGCTTTACGTATACCCCGGCACCTACTTTCTCGTCTACGACTACGTTCACGGCAAGCGGACTTCCGGGCGGTGCTACTGCTGCTTTTTCGCCTACCACCCGCAACGCGACGGGTTCCGTAAGCCTGACGGTGGGTAACCTTACCGGCATCACACCAGGCACCTATAATTTCAACGTGATAGGAACCGCCGGAAGTAACGTGATCACGCTGCCGATGGTATTGCGTATTTTCGACTCTACTATCGGAGCTGTGACCCTTACCAGTCCGATCAACGGCGCGCCAAACCAGCAAACGTCCTGCCTATTGCAATGGAATGCGGTATCGACAGCGTCGTCTTATACCGTCCAAATTTCAACCGATCCGACCTTTGCCACGGTGACCGAAACCGCCACTATCACAGCTACGTCCTACCAAACCACGTCGCTGTCGGCCGGCACCATCAACTACTGGAGAGTGCGTCCGAACAACCCTTGCGTAAACGGCAACTTCTCTCCCAGCTTCGCCTTCCAGATCGCGAGCGACACCTGTAAGAGCTATGACCAGGAATATTTCGAATTCAACGACAACGTTTGGGACCTGAACTCGACCAATGCGGTGAGCGCCCGGGTTGACGTAGCGGATAACATCGTCATCAGTGAAGTCAGTTTCTACATGCGGGCCACGCATGCCGCCCTTGGTGATATCAAAATGCAGTTTAGCGGTCCTACCGGCATTTTCGCGGAAATCTACAACCGTGATTGTACCGGAGCGAATTTCGACGTCACCTGGGATGACGACGGAACCGTACTGACATGTGGTAACGTGACAGCCGCAACAAATGCCGGCTTGGAAGGCACACAGCAACCGAGCCAGCCGCTGTCAAAATTCGATGGCACCTCGTCACTCGGAACGTGGGTATTGCTCGCAACCGACCGTGGCGCCAACACATCCGGAGGTACCTTCAACGAATTCAGGGTAGACATCTGTGGAAAACTGCAGATCGTCAATAACATAACCGTGACGAATAGTTCCGTAAAAGCCCCGCTTGGATTGACTACGACCATCACCCAATCCAAGCTACTTGCCGCCCAGCCAGGTGCCACTACATCTGACTTGGTGTATGTATTGACCGACTTACCCGACAACGGAACATTGAAAAAAAGCAATGCATCCCTGTCACTGGGGCAAACATTCACGCAGGCCGATATCAATAGCGGTGCAGTGACCTATACGCACAATGGCGCCAATTCCAATCCGGATAGTTTTACCGTAATTGTAAAAGGCACCAGCATGGCGCTGTCAGAAGCCAAAACAACGGATATCGAGATCTGTTCATTTGCTACCAATCCGTCACAAACCAATGTACTTTGTTTCGGAGCGTCTACGGGCTCCGCTGCCGTGGCTCCTTCAGGCGGTGTAGCACCCTATACGTATCTGTGGTCGACAGGCGCTACTTCAGCTAGTGTCACCGGACTCGCAGCCGGATCTTACAGCGTGACCATTACAGACGCCAGCGGATGTGCCATGCCGCAAAGCTTTACACTCACACAACCTGCCGCGGCCCTGACAGTAACGTCTGCCGGACAGACCAACATCAACTGTTTCGGAAATGCCACTGGTGCTGCCTCGGTAACTGTAAGTGGTGGAACGACCAACTACTCCTACAACTGGACACCGGGCAACCCAACCGGTGACGGAACCGCTTCGGTAACCGGATTGACCGCCGGAACCTGGACGTGTACGGTGACCGATGCCAACGGTTGTACTGCTTCACAGAACTTCACCATCACACAACCTGCCGCGGCCCTGACAGTAACGTCTGCCGGACAGACCAATATCAACTGTTTCGGAAACGCTACCGGTGCTGCTTCGGTAAGCGTGAGCGGTGGAACGACCAACTACTCTTATAACTGGACGCCGGGCAACCCAACCGGTGACGGAACTGCTTCCGTAACCGGATTGACAGCCGGAACCTGGACGTGTACGGTAACCGATGCCAACGGATGTACCGCTTCACAGAACTTCACCATCACACAACCAGCCGCGGCCCTGACAGTAACGTCTGCCGGACAGACCAACATCAACTGTTTCGGAAACGCTACAGGTGCTGCTTCTGTAACGGTAAGTGGTGGAACGACCAACTACTCCTACAACTGGACACCAGGCAATCCAACCGGTGACGGAACTGCTTCCGTAACCGGGTTGACAGCCGGAACCTGGACGTGTACCGTGACCGATGCCAACGGATGTACTGCTTCACAGAACTTCACTATCACGCAACCTGCTGCTGCCCTGACAGTAACGTCTGCCGGACAGACCAATATCAACTGTTTCGGGAACGCCACCGGTGCTGCTTCTGTAACGGTAAGTGGCGGAACGACCAACTACTCCTACAACTGGACACCAGGCAACCCAACAGGTGACGGAACTGCTTCCGTAACCGGATTGACCGCCGGAACCTGGACGTGTACCGTGACCGATGCCAATGGATGTACTGCTTCACAAAACTTCACCATCACACAACCTGCTGCTGCCCTGACAGTAACGTCTGCCGGACAGACCAACATCAACTGTTTCGGAAACGCTACAGGTGCTGCATCGGTAACGGTAAGTGGCGGAACGACCAACTACTCCTACAACTGGACACCAGGTAACCCAACCGGTGACGGAACTGCTTCCGTAACCGGATTGACAGCCGGAACCTGGACATGTACCGTGACCGATGCAAACGGATGTACCGCTTCACAGAACTTCACTATCACGCAACCTGCTGCTGCCCTGACAGTAACGTCTGCCGGACAGACCAACATCAACTGTTTCGGAAACGCTACAGGTGCTGCTTCTGTAACGGTAAGTGGTGGAACGACCAACTACTCCTACAACTGGACACCGGGCAACCCAACAGGTGACGGAACTGCTTCGGTAACCGGATTGACAGCCGGAACCTGGACGTGTACGGTAACCGATGCCAATGGATGTACTGCTTCACAGAACTTCACTATCACACAACCTGCCGCAGCCCTGACAGTAACGCCTGCCGGACAGACCAACATCAACTGTTTCGGAAACGCTACCGGTGCTGCTTCTGTAACGGTAAGTGGTGGAACGACCAACTACTCCTACAACTGGACACCAGGCAATCCAACCGGCGACGGAACTGCTTCCGTAACCGGATTGACCGCCGGAACCTGGACGTGTACGGTGACCGACGCCAACGGATGTACCGCTTCACAGAACTTCACCATTACACAACCTGCCGCGGCCCTGACAGTAACGTCTGCCGGACAGACCAATATCAACTGTTTCGGAAACGCTACCGGTGCTGCTTCGGTAAGTGTGAGCGGTGGAACGACCAACTACTCCTACAACTGGACACCAGGTAACCCAACCGGTGACGGAACTGCTTCGGTAACCGGATTGACCGCCGGAACCTGGACGTGTACGGTGACAGATGCAAACGGATGTACTGCTTCACGTGTCTTCACTATCACACAACCTGCCGCAGCACTGACAGTAACGTCTGCCGGACAGACCAATATCAACTGTTTCGGAAATGCTACCGGTGCTGCTTCGGTAAGTGTGAGCGGTGGAACGACCAACTACTCTTATAACTGGACACCGGGCAACCCAACCGGTGACGGAACCGCTTCGGTAACCGGACTAACAGCCGGAACCTGGACGTGTACGGTGACCGATGCTAATGGATGTACTGCTTCACAGAACTTCACGATCACGCAACCTGCCGCGGCCCTGACAGTAACGTCTGCCGGACAGACCAATATCAACTGTTTCGGAAACGCTACCGGTGCTGCTTCCGTAAGTGTGAGCGGTGGAACGACCAACTACTCTTATAACTGGACACCAGGTAACCCAACCGGTGACGGAACCGCTTCTGTAACCGGATTGACAGCCGGAACCTGGACGTGTACGGTGACCGACGCCAACGGTTGTACTGCTTCACAGAACTTCACCATTACACAACCTGCCGCGGCCCTGACAGTAACGTCTGCCGGACAGACCAACATCAACTGTTTCGGAAATGCTACCGGTGCTGCTTCTGTAACGGTAAGCGGTGGAACGACCAACTACTCCTACAACTGGACACCAGGCAACCCAACCGGTGACGGAACCGCTTCTGTAACCGGACTAACAGCCGGAACCTGGACGTGTACCGTGACCGATGCAAACGGATGTACTGCTTCACGTGTCTTCACTATCACACAACCTTCCGCAGCCCTGACAGTAACGGCCGCTGGACAGACCAATATCAACTGTTTCGGAAATGCCACTGGTGCTGCTTCCGTAACTGTAAGCGGTGGAACGACCAACTACTCCTATAACTGGACACCGGGCAACCCAACCGGCGACGGAACCGCTTCGGTAACCGGATTGACAGCCGGAACCTGGACGTGTACGGTGACCGACGCCAACGGATGTACTGCTTCACAGAACTTCACCATTACACAACCCACTGCCGCTCTGTCCGCCACCATCAGCAGCACCAACGTGTCATGCTTCGGTGAAACCAACGGAAGCGCCACTGTGGTACCATCCGGCGGAGCAGGCGGATATCAATATAGCTGGTCTCCATCCGGCGGAACGGCTGCTACCGCTTCAGGGCTCGGTGCCGGCACTTACATCTGTACCATTACGGATGCCAACGGATGTTCTATCACCAAAACCGCTGACATAACGGCTCCGACAAGTACTACCTATACGTCCGGAGGCTGGAGTAACGGCTACCCAACAGCCGGTATGAAAGCGATCATCTCGGCCAATTACACCGCGTCCTCAGACCTTACCGCGTGTATACTTGAAGTAACCGATGCTGTGATTGTGACAGTACCTTCCGGTCTTGACTTTAACATTGCCAAGCAGGTAACCGTTGCTACGACCGCGCAGTTGATCTTCCAGAACAACTCGAACCTGTTGCAATCATCTGCTTATACCACGAATACAAACAGTGGAAAAATCGAAGTACGTCGGAATGCACAAATGTGGCGTCAGGATTATGTATACTGGAGCTCACCTGTTCAGCAGCAGAAACTGCGCAGTTTCTCACCTGAGACGCTCGAGAACCGTTTCTATGTTTTAGACGAACCAACCAACAGCTTCAAAGGTGTGTTTACGGCAGCTCCGGGCGGATTGGCGCAAGCACCGGCCACTTACGAATTTGTGCCTGCGAAAGGCTATATGGTGCGTGCCCCGAATACCTTCCCGAATCCGGGTTCGCTTCCACAGGTGCCGACGTTCACCGGGGTCTTTACCGGACTTCCAAATAACGGAAACGTGAACATTGCGGTGACTAAAAGTGCTTCCAACCTCGGGTATAACCTGATCGGAAACCCGTATCCATCTACAGTTGACGCGTATCAGTTCTTGTCACAAAATCCGGGGACCCTTTACTTCTGGACACACCACGACCAGAACAGTGCGAACAACAACTACGCCAGCTTTACGACGTTGGGAGGCTCAGCCGCCTATCCGGGTGGCGTAGTTCCAAATGGCTTCATTCAGGTGGGCCAGGGATTCCTTTACCACAACACCAATGGCATCGCCACTGCTAACTTTACGAACTCCATGCGCGCCGGCAACAATGACGGGCAGTTCTTCCGCACCTCAAATGGTATCCACCGACTTTGGCTGAACCTGTCGTATGAAGGACAGGGACAAAGCCAGATGCTCCTGGGGTATACAGATATGACGACCTACGGCGTAGACCCGGGCTTTGACGGCTTGCTTATTGATACGGGTAATTCGATTGCTACTTTGATTGACGACGTTCCGTATGTCATTCAGGCACGACCTGCTTTCGAAGTCACAGATCAGGTACCGATGCACATCACAGCGACAGTAGCCGGTAACTATACCATCTCTATTGCCGATATGGATGGTTTGTTCCAGGGTGACCAGCCGGTATTCATCAAGGATAACCTTACGGGTGTGATCCATGATATCAAACAGACGCCGTATACCTTCACAAGCGAAGTCGGTACATTCAACACGCGATTTGAAATTGTGTATCAGGACACCTCACTGGGCATCGATCAGCCGGTAGCGGAAACGTCAGCCGTAACCGTCTACAAAAACGACGGAATCCTGACGCTGGATGCCGGCAAAGATGCGATTTCCAAGGTTACAATCTTCGATGTCCGAGGACGTCAGTTGTACCAGAAAAAACCGGTAAATGCGTCTTCTGTTTCGCTGTCTGACTTTACCGCAGAACAACAGGTTTTACTTATCCAGGTGACTACCGATAAAGGGGTCATCACCAAAAAATACATTTACTGA